The Ornithorhynchus anatinus isolate Pmale09 chromosome 11, mOrnAna1.pri.v4, whole genome shotgun sequence genomic interval TGGAAATGCAGCCTTGTCTACAGCAGGGCTGACCAGCACGGACACAAGCCCCCTctggtctgcctcccctccccagtgctcagtacagtactctgcacacagtaccctgccaggtccttgagggcaaggatcgtgtctactaattctactgtcttctccccagtgctcagtacagcactcggcacacagGTTGTGCCCAACatgtactattgattgactggaccTGGCTGGAATTAGCTGCTCAGTCTGGGCCCTCAGCTCGATCCCATCCTGCGGGCAGGGTCTCCCCGTCCCATTATGCCTCCCCAACTGCATCACTCCCTTCACCCCAAACCCAACTTTTCTACCTGCCCTCTGCCAGTCCCCACCTGGTCCCCTGAGCATGAGGGAAACCGACTGctacccccacccctacccctacCACCCCCCAGGTCCTAGGAGCTAAATAGCAGCAGAACAaaagcagggagaagcagagactGAACAGCAAAGCCCTGAGATCTCTGATCTCTGCGTCAGGCCACCCCTTCCAGCACAGCAAGATCTCCGAAGTCGGAGGCTGGGAGGGGCCCCGAGCCTTCTGGAacacccccctttttttttaaaaaaagtatttattgtttactatatgccaagcactgtactaaacactgcggcAGATACGAGTCTATTAGCTCATCAGGCATCAGCTGCAAACTGGGATTTTGGACTCCCCAAAACCCCTTTAGACAATTTGCAGCTCCCAAACAGGCCTTGACCCTCTCCATCTCAGTCCCGTGCTGGGGAACTTCCAATCCTGGCCAGGACCCTGCTCCTCATTCCGGCTGGCCACCCCAGAATCAGCCCCGCTCCTCAGCAGTCCAAGGGGGTGGCAGCAGTAAGACCTCCAAACGTCTGGAAAAGCAGCgggacctaggggatagagccccatccagggagttagaaggacctgggttctcatcccggctccaacacttgtctgttgcctaacactggacaagtcccttagcttttctttgtctcaggcatctcatctgtaaaatggtgattatgactgtgagccccatgagagacagggactgtgtccaacctgataagcttgtatcaattcccacacttagtacattacctgcaacatagtgagcgcttaacaagtatcataaaacaaaaaaagtctGCTGTGACCTGAAATGCTGGGCCCCAGGCCCCACCCTGTACCCCACCTGGGCCACCCCCCTCAGGTTCTGAGCCAGTTAGAGGGGGGTGGTCAGGAACAGCCCCCAAACGACTGCAGCCGACAACAgtcggctgagaagcagcgtggctcagtggaaagagcacgggctttggagtcggggctcatgagttcgaatcccagctctgccacttgtcggctgtgtgactgtgggcaagtcacttaacttctctgtgcctcagttccctcatctgtaaaatggggattaagactgtgagccccacgtgggacaacctgattcccctatgtctaccccagtgcttagaacagtgctcggcacatagtaagcgcttaacaaataccaacattacattacaaCAGTCAACACGACATTCTGCATGTCTCTGCTCAACACACACAAGGGGTTGGCCAGTTGCTTGATTGACTTGTCCAGGGGTCCAGTGGATCAATGAGGCAGACTTTTGCTGGAGGCATGGCAGGGCTGCCTCTCCAGTTTGGTCAATCCATCCCCAGAAGCAGCAGCTCCAGGACAGCACCCCCTGGGGCTCCCCTGGCccactctcatcatcatcatcctcaccacaACTATCCGGAAACGATCGCCCAGAGTGAATACCCCGGCCACTGCCCCCGCCAGGGTGGGTCCCTGGAAGTGGTCTCCCCAGAAGGTGACAGACCGGGGATCCCGCTCCACCCCGAGGGGCTCAGGCCGCTGGCCAGAGAAGGTATTTGGAACCACGGCTGCTCAACTCACGAGCTAGGAGGCACGGCCCAGTGGTCTTGGCGCATGGCGCAGGAccatgagtcaggagacctgggcttcagccctggctctgctgtgtgaccttgggcaaatcacttaacctctctgggcctcggtttcctcatctgcaaaatggggatgagatccccGCTGTCCTTCCTTCCTACACCGTCAGGAGACGGGATGCACCCCCTCACTGACATGGGGCTccaccgtgagccctatgtagggcagggGCTGCATCCCATCTGATTCTCCTGTACCtggtccagtgcttagcagagggcTTGGcgtgtagaaagtgcttaatgggcACCACAGCAATCTATTTCTCCTAATCTCTCAGCCAAATCTGTGGCAGTGAAATCTCTCCCTTTCCTGGAGAATAAGAACTTGTGCTTAACTGAAGTGGGAAATAGAGGTGTATGCAGCGAGAGATAGTCCCAGTCAGACACCCTCAGAGACACATATAGATGGAGATGACAGACACTCCAGGCAGACACCCAGAGACAGGCTTACaactggagacagagagagacacacacgtaTATATCCCAACCCTCACATACATGCACAACTAGCCACTGAGTGCAGAAGTgaattttggggggcggggggcagtggaGTTTCATGCTCCGGCCATGGGAAGAGAGACAAACCAGCTTCTgagtgtggggagagctggggaggggctgaGCATGGGGCAAGGGGATGACGAGGAGGGGAGAAGCCCCTCCAGAGTGGTGGGAAAAGGGATAGGGAGTCAGGTCCAGATCATGAGAGGAGGAGAGGTCCAGAGTGGAATCTGCTTCTTGTCCCCGGAAGCAGAGTGACCCCCATTGTCAGTCAGTGTGGGACCACTGATGGGCAGCCGTGTCCAGCTGCggagaaggaagagcagtggCCCCAGCTTCGGGCACAGATCCCAGCCCCATGAACAGCCATGCCTGTGGCCCCTTCCCTGCAGATCTGCCTGCTGGACAGTGTCCATCCCTGCTCAGTTGGATCTGTTGGACAGCCATGCTGGCGGCCCTGTCCCTACAGACCCGCCTGCTGCTGGTCGTTGTCTTTACACAAGGAGATTCCCCTTCCCCTTGGGTGGGAGTCCCTCCCAGTCCTAGCTGGGGGATATTCACAGAATCTGAAGACTCAGTCCCGGCAGGGGGCATTGCCTACCTCAGCGTGCGTGTGTACACgtgtgtgaggggaggggagatggggggcgcCTGGAAGGCACTTACTGAAAAGGACGAGGCTGGCGTTGGTCACCCCAAGCTTGTTGGCGGCCACGCAGGTGTAGTTCCCATAATGCTCCTCCGTGACATTGCTGACGGTCAGCAGAGACTGGCCCTCCACGCTCCGGATCTCCAGCCCGCTGGCACTGTTTATCCTGAGGGCCAAAGAAGAGAGAGCCCACACTGATGGCATTTAGGGCGGATGCTGACACTGACGCTGACGCCACCAGGAGACCCCTTGGCCGGGCTCACAGGGGGCGATGGGGACACACCGGGGTCAGAGCACATGGCTCCCATTCTGGGTGGCGGGTGGTACATAGGTTGGCCCGgggtgaggggggtgaggggctggggtaCAGGGGGCAACACAGATACCTGGTGTCATCTCTGTACCACTCGAAGTCCGGCGCGGGCACCGCGGCCGCCTCGCAGGTGAGGGAGGCCGGCCTCCCTGTGGAGGCTTCGTTGCTCTTGGACTCTGTGATGGTCGGTGGATCTgttgggggaggatgagggacgGTCACCGCTTGGGGTGGGAATGGCCGGTCTGGGGATGACAGTTTCTCCACGCCGGAGGGAAAGTTGTCCCCGAGGTGGAGAGCTCCGGCCACCAGGCCCGGGGGCACAGTGAGAGCCCAACCATGATTCCAACAGAAGCTGCTGCTCAGCAGAACAGGAGGGAAActatacacatacatatgtacATGTGCCTTAAGCCACCCAGCACACATGCATGTACATGTGATGGGGGTCCAGTTCCTGCCGTTGTCCTCCTCCACACTGTCACCAGtgggcatccagtacagtgctttgcacatagcagatGCCCTGTATGGCGCGCCACACATGTTAGGCGCCCAGTACAGCTCAGGCCAGAAGATAATTTCTTTTGATATGAAATGAGCTGGATGCGGCCCCAGGGAGCCTGTGGTCTCAGAGACAGCGCTTCGAGGCCAAGCCCCAGCCAGAGACTTCCAGGAGCCCCGGGAGTCTCAAGAGCCAGCTAGGGTGACGCAGCTACTCACAGTTCACAGTGACCTTGACTTGTTTGACGTCTGCTAAGGCAACATCGTTGGCAGCTCTGCACTCGTACTTCCCGGACTGTTCCCGCGTGATCCCAAGAATCTCCAGgtattcttcctccccttcatattCTCTTCCTGGAAACCAAATCAGAGTGGCTCAGCTCCAGGGGGAGACTTCAGAATCCTATTAATCACCACAGCTTCtgctaagggcttactgagtgccaagcactggggtagatatgggactGGGCatagaggaagagcagaaggaaggcaAGCAAGGAGAGGGAGACTCAAACACCTGGGTTCCACCCGCCTACATTGATTCCAGCCGGGGAGGCAGTGATGTCTAGTGGTTTCTGGTCTCGGCTCCATCACCggctgcctgctgcatgacctcgtgCAGGATAttgaacctctctgagcctcagttttctcatctgtcaaatggggctgactagccccacctctccctctctccccgggaGGCTGTGAGgatcaaatgagataactgaggtgactGTACTTGGGAAAAATTAAAAGCTTCTACAAAAAGTAAGGGGTGATGAATGAggaatttattcatactaatttATTTTGAGAGAGTTTTTATTATTCAAAAATGTCCATGATTATtgctgtttttattattactgctactactagtaatatttttttttcttctggaaagTTCTCTCAagacattcccctgcctccactgcaggagcttggggggcagagggggaaactgtgttttactttttaaaatggtatttgttaagcacttcctatgtgccaggcactgtactaagtgctggggtggaaataagttaatcaggttggatagggtccatgtccaatgtggggctcactgacttaattctcattttacagatgaagtaactgagtcacaaagaagttcggtgacttgttcaaggtcacccagcagatgtgatggatctgggactagaacccaggtcttctgactcccaggcctgtgctctttccactaggcaacactgctcctcaacTGGATTTCGCAACTGCAGAACCAGAGCACTCCCAAAGCAACTCAGGGGAAGCGATAGAATGTCCCACTGCTCCTGTGCAGAAGCACAACAGACCTGGGGGTAGGAGCACAAGGCAGATTCAGAGCACCCCTCTgacccttcccccaacccatcccaggCATCCCTTAGACCTCCCTcagagacacagagggacagagagagcaggctgacagaaAGCCAGGAGTTGGGGAGAAAAAGATTCAGGCAGGGAGATTCAGCTGAAACAACAGAGAAACTGAATGCTCAAAAATCCCAGAGAAAAGGATCCAGCAAGGCAGTTGTCTGGAGAGACTCGGCGATGGAAACAGATggccaggagaaggaggaggaaggtggcggggggggggggggggggggggggggggggggggaggggaggccgcggagcagagaagagacagagcCGGCACAGAAGGAGATAGGATTGAGAGACCCAGAACGCAGACAGACTGGAAGGTCCGGCCAGAAAGacagagcaggagcagcaggcaaCAAGGGGCTGAGCTGGAAGGGCAAGTTCCTGGCTGGGAGGATGACACCCAGAAAAACCCATCTATTTCTTGGACACCCGTTGGCATTTGGCATTGCTACAATAATGTTCCACTCAGGCATCCTTGTCGAATCGCAGTCCTGCCTTCCCCTGGATTTTCTGACCAATTTCCCAGAAATGGGGGGGAGAGATGATTAGTGCCATTCTTCAGTTAGCGGTGAGAAAGCAAGACTTCTGCCCCAGAGGGGATAGGGGAAGGGGGCTGAGGCTCCATCAACATCTCACCCCTCCCCAACTTTGCCTCATCCCCCAAGGCCCTCTGCCCAAGTGCATCCACCGGGCCCGCAGACCACACGGGACAGGTGTCGGGAGACTCAAGTCCCGGcactgccaccggcctgctgcgtgaccttgggcaaatcagtcaaCTTCTCTAAgtttccgtttcctcctctgtaaaatggggagatgatctctgctctccctcccccataggctattgactccatgtgggatggggagtgaGTCCTACCAAATTCTCCTGTAGCGGCCCCAGTGCTCTGGCCtctgtgagtgctcagtaaatatcatcttATAAAcgaccccaccctcccaccctccggcAGGGGGCAGCCTTGGACCCCTCGTACATCCAGCCTGGCCTGTTTTCTCATTCAGATGCAttttggtggaggaggagagtgttggaggggggaggatgCAGGCTGGAGACTTCtgcccaaaacaaaaaaatgaaaaaaaaaaaatcccaatcaaAAATGCCATTTGAAGTTTCCTGTGGCATCTGCAGCTTGCCAATTCAGGCTTCTGCTCACACAATACTTTGCTTACGCTTTTCTCTCCTAAGGATCAGCTCAcccgcttctccctcccccaactcggCACCGTACGAGCCCCAGGATATGCTGAAAACACAAAAATAGCGAAGGCGCTGAAGAGCAAAATCTTCGTTTCCACTAGTgtccacccccgccctcccccggctctCGAGCCCCGCCAAGTTTTGCTTCCCTTCAGCTTCCACTGCAGACCTTCCTTGCAGAAGGGGACAGAATTCCCGGGTCCCGTTTGGAACGGCTTGTCATCCAGAAAGGGGGAAAGGTCACCGCAGACCTAGGGGATCCACTGGGATGAGTTTGAGGCTGGGTCGGGGGGCTGGCCTCCAGACCTGGAACTGGGACAGGAAGTGGACTGGGACCACCAGCCTGGATCTTGGATcttcttcatcaccatcatcatcatcatcatcactgtcatctgcatttgttgagcacttactgtgggcagagtactgtactgagcactgcattaGGCTCCAGGGAGCAACAATGAACTGAGAAGACACAAGGCTAGTCCTCTGATGAGTGAGAGAGAGCTACGGACAACCCCCCAGGCTCAG includes:
- the LOC100089443 gene encoding limbic system-associated membrane protein isoform X1 — encoded protein: MGGGVRPAGTRLPRFVLRLLCLLPAGLPVRSVDFSRGTDNITVRQGDTAILRCYVDEQSSKVAWLNRSGIIFAGQDKWSLDPRVELERRTALEYSLRIQKVDVHDEGSYTCSVQTQQQPKTLQVYLIVQVPPKISNISSDVTVNEGSNVTLVCMASGRPEPVISWRHLTPTGREYEGEEEYLEILGITREQSGKYECRAANDVALADVKQVKVTVNYPPTITESKSNEASTGRPASLTCEAAAVPAPDFEWYRDDTRINSASGLEIRSVEGQSLLTVSNVTEEHYGNYTCVAANKLGVTNASLVLFSPAAFPDVWRSYCCHPLGLLRSGADSGVASRNEEQGPGQDWKFPSTGLRWRGSRPVWELQIV
- the LOC100089443 gene encoding limbic system-associated membrane protein isoform X2; this encodes MRTYWLHSVCVLGVFLAVFSLQGLPVRSVDFSRGTDNITVRQGDTAILRCYVDEQSSKVAWLNRSGIIFAGQDKWSLDPRVELERRTALEYSLRIQKVDVHDEGSYTCSVQTQQQPKTLQVYLIVQVPPKISNISSDVTVNEGSNVTLVCMASGRPEPVISWRHLTPTGREYEGEEEYLEILGITREQSGKYECRAANDVALADVKQVKVTVNYPPTITESKSNEASTGRPASLTCEAAAVPAPDFEWYRDDTRINSASGLEIRSVEGQSLLTVSNVTEEHYGNYTCVAANKLGVTNASLVLFSPAAFPDVWRSYCCHPLGLLRSGADSGVASRNEEQGPGQDWKFPSTGLRWRGSRPVWELQIV